A DNA window from Helianthus annuus cultivar XRQ/B chromosome 15, HanXRQr2.0-SUNRISE, whole genome shotgun sequence contains the following coding sequences:
- the LOC110914479 gene encoding uncharacterized protein LOC110914479, producing MRDGVYTFRAHRGIYHKIDQLVPRDGTPRYLQLYFYDPDAELDLRLQWPNLDRRITQILTRVLSTNPHVDTFRRLAELGPLDNYSVTLNASVELDQRVYNRPTTSEVAGIWVEGNDNITSYKRSIVVYGRSEYSQTIQPYFSCYDPLSYPLFFPNEANTRSGRPTVAMREYYSYKFQIRSTENVLLFGGRLLQQFAIDAKIRADLYQGLVDCVNAGEVHANRVGKRIVLPASFIGGPRDMRRRFLDAMTLVQDDDGKPDIFLTMTCNPKWPEICDNLHVGQTAQDRPDLVSRVFRGKLEDLKEQLFKKHILREVKSYVYVIEFQKRGLPHAHFLLIMYPQHKINNADHYDKVVCAEIPNKQRHPKLHEMVVKHMIHGPCGHDKHVIQVDQSEPGVVVNEIKSFQDARYISPPEAMWRIFSFSLSQISPSVLALQLHLPNNQMVRFRDDDLMSNIVDRERDKRTMLTAFFERNRIDETTRVYLYKDFPKHFTWNGSKRRWNPRGRKNQRGRIVSANPAEGERYYLRLLLSNVRGPTSFEHLCTVNGQRCETFRKAALELGLIEDDEYLSQCLEEASTFQFPNALRRLFATIMIFFQPGDIRKLWNDQFESLSEDHRLHCQSIERVQNMVLTEISVLLQSMGKNINEFDLPKITDDVNLQDAGYHELQEEYGIVLEPEHLSAKDSLNPDQKNVFDEIMMHVDNDLPGVFFIDGQGGTGKTFLYIALLTEIWSRGLIALATASSGAAANNMQGGRTAHSRFKIPLNLENNSMCNIKKQSGAAKLIRSAKIII from the exons ATGAGAGACGGTGTATATACTTTTCGTGCACATAGAGGAATATATCACAAAATCGACCAATTAGTTCCGAGGGATGGAACCCCTAGGTACCTGCAGTTGTATTTTTATGATCCTGATGCCGAGTTAGATCTCAGACTCCAATGGCCAAATCTTGATCGTCGTATTACTCAGATTTTGACACGCGTTCTTTCTACAAACCCACATGTCGATACATTTAGAAGACTTGCAGAACTAGGACCTCTGGACAACTATAGTGTCACTTTGAATGCTTCGGTTGAACTTGACCAAAGGGTGTACAACCGACCAACGACATCGGAG GTTGCTGGTATTTGGGTAGAAGGTAATGACAATATCACTTCGTATAAACGGAGTATTGTTGTGTATGGTAGGTCTGAATATAGCCAAACTATTCAGCCGTACTTCAGTTGTTACGATCCATTGTCGTATCCTCTATTTTTTCCTAATG AGGCTAACACACGAAGTGGTAGACCAACCGTGGCTATGCGAGAGTACTACAGTTACAAGTTCCAGATTCGATCTACCGAAAACGTGCTTCTGTTCGGTGGTAGACTGCTACAACAGTTTGCGATAGAT GCTAAGATACGGGCCGATTTGTACCAAGGTCTTGTGGATTGCGTCAATGCTGGTGAGGTTCATGCAAACAGAGTCGGGAAAAGAATTGTGTTGCCTGCATCTTTCATCGGAGGGCCTCGCGACATGCGACGTCGGTTTCTAGATGCGATGACTTTAGTTCAAGACGACGACGGCAAGCCTGATATATTCCTTACAATGACGTGTAATCCTAAGTGGCCTGAGATATGTGATAATTTACATGTTGGTCAAACTGCACAAGATCGTCCAGACCTTGTTTCAAGAGTGTTCCGGGGTAAATTAGAAGATCTTAAGGAACAACTCTTTAAGAAACATATCCTTAGGGAAGTTAAGTCATACGTTTATGTCATCGAATTTCAAAAGCGTGGTTTGCCGCACGCACATTTTCTCCTTATCATGTACCCGCAACACAAGATCAATAACGCGGACCATTATGATAAGGTTGTGTGTGCTGAAATTCCTAACAAACAAAGACATCCCAAATTGCATGAGATGGTTGTCAAACACATGATTCACGGTCCTTGCG GACATGACAAACATGTTATTCAAGTTGATCAAAGTGAGCCAGGGGTTGTTGTTAATGAGATAAAGAGCTTTCAAGATGCACGCTACATATCGCCCCCAGAGGCTATGTGGCGCATTTTTTCCTTCTCTCTTTCTCAAATATCTCCTTCTGTTTTAGCCTTACAACTTCATCTCCCAAATAATCAGATGGTTAGATTTAGGGATGATGACTTAATGTCTAATATTGTTGATAGGGAAAGGGATAAGAGAACCATGCTAACAGCATTTTTTGAGAGAAATAGAATCGATGAAACAACAAGGGTATATttgtataaagattttccaaaacACTTTACGTGGAATGGAAGCAAACGCCGTTGGAATCCTCGTGGCCGTAAAAACCAAAGAGGTCGTATCGTTTCCGCTAATCCAGCCGAAGGAGAAAGGTACTACTTACGCCTACTTTTGTCAAATGTCAGAGGGCCTACTTCTTTTGAACATCTATGCACAGTTAATGGTCAACGGTGTGAGACATTTCGAAAAGCAGCTCTTGAGTTAGGCTTAATAGAAGACGATGAATATCTATCACAATGTCTCGAAGAAGCCTCTACGTTTCAGTTTCCTAATGCTCTTCGAAGGTTATTTGCGACCATAATGATTTTTTTCCAACCTGGAGATATTCGAAAGTTATGGAATGACCAGTTTGAATCACTGTCTGAAGATCATCGGTTACACTGTCAAAGTATAGAACGAGTTCAAAATATGGTTCTTACTGAAATTAGTGTCTTGCTACAATCCATGGGTAAAAATATCAATGAATTCGACCTTCCTAAGATAACAGACGATGTTAACTTACAAGATGCAGGTTATCATGAGTTACAAGAAGAGTATGGGATTGTTTTGGAACCTGAACACTTGAGTGCCAAAGATTCACTTAATCCGGACCAGAAAAACGTGTTTGATGAGATCATGATGCATGTTGATAATGATCTTCCAGGCGTATTCTTTATTGATGGCCAAGGTGGAACTGGAAAAACATTTTTGTACATTGCCTTGCTTACTGAAATTTGGTCACGTGGTCTTATTGCTCTCGCAACAGCTTCATCAGGTGCAGCGGCTAATAATATGCAAGGAGGTAGAACGGCTCACTCAAGATTCAAGATTCCTCTTAATCTTGAAAATAATTCAATGTGCAATATCAAAAAACAGAGTGGGGCCGCTAAACTGATTCGGTCTGCCAAAATAATCATATAG
- the LOC110914478 gene encoding uncharacterized protein LOC110914478: protein MAKRQAIEAVVRTFQDIIGVSLPFGGKIMVMGGDFRQVLPVIKRGTRAQIVDSSVRVSPLWSLTKKMRLTINMRVLKDPWFSKFLLRVGDGTEEPIEGHYIRIPDDMTIQCNNRENAIKELIHAIFPSIEDNVYSSDYIISRAILSTKNESVDEINNQMIEIFQGEEKVYYSFDEAEDDQRNFYPVEFLNSLNVSGLAPHKLRLKIGCPIILLRNIDPSHGLCNGTRLICKGFMRNVIDAEIAVGQHAGKRVFLPRIPLTLSEDDMFLFKLKRKQFPI from the coding sequence ATGGCTAAACGACAGGCGATAGAGGCAGTCGTTCGTACATTCCAAGACATTATAGGTGTTAGTCTCCCATTTGGTGGGAAGATAATGGTTATGGGAGGTGACTTCAGACAGGTGTTGCCGGTTATTAAACGTGGCACTCGAGCACAGATTGTAGACTCCAGCGTACGAGTGTCACCTCTTTGGTCTTTGACTAAGAAGATGCGGTTGACCATAAATATGAGAGTGCTGAAAGATCCGTGGTTTTCTAAATTTCTTTTAAGAGTCGGCGATGGAACTGAAGAACCAATCGAAGGACACTATATTCGCATACCCGATGACATGACAATTCAGTGCAACAACAGAGAAAACGCTATAAAAGAATTGATTCATGCCATCTTTCCATCAATTGAAGATAATGTATATTCTTCAGATTATATAATCTCTAGAGCAATATTGTCCACTAAAAATGAGAGTGTTGACGAGATTAATAATCAAATGATTGaaatttttcaaggggaggaaaAAGTTTATTACAGTTTTGATGAAGCTGAAGACGATCAGCGTAACTTCTATCCGGTCGAGTTCTTAAACTCGCTAAATGTTAGTGGTTTGGCGCCTCATAAGCTTCGTTTAAAAATTGGATGCCCAATAATATTGTTACGTAATATCGATCCATCACATGGCTTGTGTAATGGCACGCGGTTGATATGTAAGGGTTTCATGCGAAATGTTATTGATGCGGAAATTGCAGTCGGTCAACATGCCGGAAAAAGAGTTTTTTTGCCAAGAATACCTCTAACCCTTTCTGAAGATGACATGTTCCTATTCAAGctgaaaagaaaacaatttccaATTTGA